Below is a window of Impatiens glandulifera chromosome 2, dImpGla2.1, whole genome shotgun sequence DNA.
attatatattttgttataaaaaattgttttaaatattaattatttattattatttatagacTTGATTTacagtatttatttaataaaagattgttttaaattatatttatatttttgtatttgttggataattatttacaaaactgttgaatatcataattattaaatgtataagttcaaatattaaaaaaattatgaaaggaTCCAATATTTTATACATCCATCTTATGAATTCAAATCATCCTCAATGATGCACACTTTAATTTGATgatactatttaattaattatacctAGCTATATGACTATATATGCCCCCATTCAGCTAGctatttaattacatatttgaaaattagtctAAATATTAAGATGGGAGAATGCCTATCGAAAAACAATGGCCACCTTTTATAGGGTACTGAATTTGAATTCGTCAGGCGACAAATAATTATGCTGGTTAAAtagttaaatgtgtttgcggaTTATGTGCTTAAACCCCTTATAACCACTAAAGTAGTTCGATAATAAGACTCGGCTTAAAAGATcaaaatgtcacgggttcgattcaATAGGAAGCGCTTTAAGTTTAAGATGAGGATATGACGGTAGGGTGTCATACTAGTtctactttaattaaaaaaaaaagtgatttgaactgtcaattttattttatttttgtttaaaggTAAAAATGACACCCATGTCACTTATTTCCTCTATTTAAGGTGTTCTATAAGTagactaattaaatataatttatttgtagatATTAAGcctaaaataaatgttaattaattatcctACAATCTCGGAATGAATATCATATCTTAGTTAAATAGGGTCGTTTCTAACTAGAAGGttttaatttaatcttaatttgtGATACAATTGTAATATAGGGATTCATAACTATTGGGACTTATTGTGAGATAGTAAGTTTCATTCAAATATCTCATTCTCACGAAGAATTGACAACTAACTTGCATCTATATTGTGGGGTTGTTTTGGAATGACATTGGTGTGCATGGGTTGGGTTTTGTCGAATTTGATAGCAGGTTGTTCAGAGACTTGGATCGTGTTGTGCACATCGGTCGGTCGGGATGGGGTTTTGTATCATTACAATCTTCTGGTGATCATTTAGACTTAGTTGTACATAGACAATAATAGACAATAAAATCTGAATAAATGTCGTCTAACTATATATGTGGTTTGCTCATAATTGTATTGTTGCCCCTCCACTGTTTTGTTTCCAAATCATAATACATTTACTCTTGCAAGTGCCTACCATATATCTTTTCCTCTTTAAagattttaatatgttaaataaactatttaacaatataatttataaattacaataatttatatatttatatctttagTCTTATCAATCCCAATATCAATCAAAATTCAAACACCAATATTCTAATTATTACTCCCTTCTTTTTCAACGTGGACTATAAAAATGGAGAAAGAATAGATTGGGGGGAGGGGGGGTCATATTTTCTAATGGAAGTGTGTTATCTTTTAGAGCACAAAGCACAATGTGTCTGTCTGTCTGATGCCCCCTTTCCCACTATGAGACATCTGCACAAATAAAAGAACGTTGGGGGTGGGGGTGTCTCAAACAAGGCCGTCCTATACCCTCCACGTGTCACATTGCATTCTATTTTCCACCTCCTTCCATTTctaattttggaacctcaatATGGTCTTACCATTAAGTGAAAAACATCTAACTTAACATACATGTCCAAGTTATCTGAATTATCTCATTCCAACATCAACTTTAAATTCTATCTACATTTTTAATAGATAAGGTTGCGTATTATATCTGTAAACTCGTCAAGTCAaatccacttttttttttaaataatatctgCAAAcaatgatattataaaattgatagtGGTTGCGCTTCAACGACAAAAACATAATAACGTTGGAGAAAACTCAAACTATTTTGTGTGAAAATTCTCTAAAAAGGTAATGAGATCCCTGACCGATCTATCCGTTTTTAGGTCAATCTTATATAATTTCAAGatgataatattaaatgaaCTGCAACGGGAGATTGAAGCTGTTGAAGGTCGACAATTCATCTCCAACTAgattatccaaaaaaaataatagggtTACATTTATAaggtttattttgatttcaaGTTTGTaatctttaataaaaatgagttactctttgaaaaaaaagttaaaatgtaAACATTAAAGTTACGTAGTAAAATTGATTAGACCAGTATATAGTCAACAAAACAACACGAGAGATAAAACAACACGAGAGATATTCGGATTTTTCTCCTGAGGAGGGGACTTGATCAAAGATCCAATCATGAATAACTTGCAATCatatatatactctatatgAAATTTCCATTTACCGTGATTCACTTCATACAAATTCTCTAACACGATAACGATTAATCAATCATGTTATAAGTAGATACTATAAAAGGTATATGTGTGTATATATGGTCCCTCCTCACCGGACTATGGGGGAGATTACAAGTGTAAAACcctaatgtgtttttttttcttactttgcATTTCAATCCCCCACCCATGTGCAATTGCCTTTGCCTTGGTGTGGAAGCAGTCTTTTCATAACAACGACATGAAAgggagaaagaaagaaagaagttGCATAAAGTATAGTTAAGACAATGACCGGTTTGAGTGAAGACCAACAATAGTAGTTGACAGACTTagccaaaaataataaaagttatgtGCGCGTGTGTTTGTGtacacaaataaatatataacttcatTTTTAACTGATCAAAATGGATATACATACAGGTCATGAGTCAGACAATAACACCACCAGGAAAAAAAAAAGGACTATATACTTTAATTAGTACCATCCAAATCAtacaaattttatcaaatatctttatttttctttttaactcaaatttgttttcattatttttgaAAGAGATATATTCTCTATGATCCACTATCAACTTATTGACAATGGTTCTTTTTGctctatttcttttttatatagttttcattttaaaagagaGATATTTTCATTAATCAACCAAGTATACACAAATATCAATATTCTCAAAAATGTACTTATCAAACATAAAGCTGAATTTCTTTGAAAATAGTTCAATGTGATTCAAATTTGTTGTCTTATTCTTATATGGTGACAATTGAAAGagatatttattacattttagataatgtttttatatttattgtatttatttactGAGGATGCTATTATGGTTGCCacaaattttaatgaattttttaaagaaaatcttGCAATTTTTTCATAATCAATATTAGAGATATTCCATTACCAAGGGTAACTACTTTATTGCTTcaacttgattttttttgaaaaataattagtactagtttatatttgattgaGAGATAATAATTTGAGTTTATATGTTTTCTCTactttatatttgaatatattgttcaatttttggaggatgatttaaaaaaatatgctGGTTTAACTCTTTGCTtaatctttctttctctttgttcacttaattatttattgccTCTATTTCTATCAATCATGATTTTGAATTAACTATAATGGAGAAACTAACTAATTGTTGCTCAACTCTAGTTGATGGTCCCAAATATCTAATCTAGTATATCCTTGAGATTGTAATTCACCAATTTCTTTTCACTCTTAAACTTATGAATCACAATTTTGTATTGTTTTCACTTGTGatcattaattaatgtatttaattagCATCACCCATTTTTGTTGAAAATCATAACATGTAATGATATTCTTTTACCTTAAAGCCATGTATTATAAAGAAATAGTATTAGTGCATAgggttattatttttttatgaatttgaattgatgtttatattaattagttttctattaataatgttataatatttttaatatatatgtaacaaTAATTTAAGTCtttaatgataaaattgatgaatatggtttgtaataaataaaattttataatttaatttagagatcgtaatttggatatttatataaataaaaaagtgtaactatttttattgttttataaaaaaatataaacatataaagTAAGCAAAgtaaaggtaaaaaaaaaatatctggTGAACATTAatctttttcatattaattcaaTGAAGTGAATGAACGGATATGCACAATCGTAATCGTGATATGATAGAGCACGGTTAAAGAACGATGTAGCTTTGTCttaaaatgatttttctaaatatatgtACAACAAACTGAATTGGGGaagttattgaaaatatatgccaatttttatttatagtaaTTTTCTTATCCTTATCATCTAAATATATGTCAATATATGAGGTCCACTTATTTGCTCTATAAAATAATCTAATATCAGTTGGTTCCAATATCTTGAGTTTTAAGACATAACaaagtatatatattgtattatttttatgaaaagaTAAACCAATTCATTAGTTCATGACATATTATGAAATCAcataaacaataacaaaaatcAACGATAGAACATTCAGTACATGATATGActtgtatatttataaattagagacAAGCTTAAAACgaacataaaaaaacaataatccTTGCACCGATGTCGCCACATGTCTCGGAAATCTCAACTATCTTATCTATAGCTGGTTCggttttgggttatttaaataaactctcatttatttaaaaatgtcgATGTAATGATTTTGTCTAAAATTCCTTTCGACCTTAAAGGGTAATTTTGtctctttttttataatttaggatgCTAGCATGAACCCATAGTACTCATTTCAATTTAATGAGCTCGAAATGAGAATTGAATCCGTGATATTTGCTATATTAAGAATTAACCGGTGACCCAGCCCTCTTTTAAAACTCGAGACTTAAGTGACTTGAATCGTTGACCAACACCTGAAGTTATTGGGTTgattttgtctaaaattttaAGGTGTGCCTATGTAacatttctgttttttttatgaacatCATAACAAGTGATGGCATTCTTGTAAATAACATGCACTTACACGAATTTTAAAGTTAGAATTACCCCCAAACTTTGTGGTAAGTCTTTCCACACTCCAACTTCTTTAAATAGAGGTTGCTTGTTCTATTTCTTGTTGTCAATAAAAAGCCattaatattagaaattaaCATACATACATTGATTATGACAACCTCAGCTTTGAATCCATACATTGATTATGATGATCATGATCAAGATCAAATGGTAATTCAATACTCTGATCCATTCTATCCTCCCTCAGTTTACAACCAACCAGTACccgatcatcatcaacaacaacaacaacaacctggtaagtacaaataaattattcagGGGAATCagattcatatataataattgaattattggaAATTATTCATCAGGGGAATCAAAGCCACGAAGGAGGAGAAAGAAGAACAGGGAAGATGATAATGAGTCGGGTAGTGgcataatgatgatgatgagaaagAGAAAGCTCAGTGAAGAACAAGTAAACCTTCTTGAGCTAAGCTTCGATCACGAACATATGTTGGAATCCGACAGAAAAGACAGACTTGCATCTGAACTTGGGCTCGACCCACGTCAGGTGGCTGTTTGGTTTCAAAACAGAAGAGCTCGATGGAAAAGCAAGAAGCTTGAAGAAGAGTACTGTAGGTTGAAATCTGTACACGAAACCACAGTCTTGGAGAAGTGCAGACTCGAAATTGAGGTTTGTTTTTTATTAccattcaaataataaatttatcatatcttgattaatttgtttgttgGTCAGGTATTAAAGCTGAAACAACAGCTATCAGAATCAGAAAAAGAGATCCAGATATTAATGGAAAGCAATAGTAGCAGTACTACTACTGTTACTACTGATCAAGGAAGTTCATATAATTTCTCAATGGCTCAACCATTTCTTGGGTTACAAGGGATGGAAGATGATTTCGATTGGTccaattcattttcattttaccaatcttaattattaaactaatgTAATTAAGGGGCCCTGTCTGTGTCTCTGTCTATATATGTCTTGTAGTCATCATGTATATTCTTTTCGTGCTTGTCATGGTTTCCTGATATTTAATGTAATCTTTTTtttctatgattttatctttttacatatttatatattataatttaaaaagctAAACAGTTAAGTCTTTTAACAGTTGAAGCCAATTACTAATTAGGGACAGTATAATTAAGCACTTCAACAGCATTCATCCATTAATAGTATCAATCCATTAGGGACAGTATATTAcctgtttaaaaattattgcaCTTATAACAGCCATGATTGTTGCGATTTAGGcaattttttgtatatataatctGAAAAATTAGGGTTTCTTTAGATCCATTGAAAATTTGGTTCCTATTGTGGCAGAAAATGgatatttcttataaaaaaaattaaaggtaaTAATGCGCATTTGAATGAAGGCGATGTTTGTCCATTCTTTGTGGTAGAATTTAGGGAGGTTTATGTGAAATTTAGATCGACTGGAAATGAGATATTAGAAATTTGTATTCACTTTTGTATAAGCAGCAGGAATATGAGGAGACAAATTGTTGTCACATTTTATGTTCAAACCTTATGAACTAGGAGGAGGTGCATACAGGGCCGTACCCGAGTTTAAGTAGGGGCAGCCCCGGTAAAAAAATgtcagatattttttttttgttgccctaggtttaatttaaaattttgattaaaaaatggttttttttGTGAGGTTTAAActcataactaaataaaaactaacTTTTAATCTTAACCACTATGTTACcatcttttttttgtttaaaaaatactaTAGATTTGACTAAATATCTCactactaaaaaaaaaaataaactgcCTTGAAGAGTAGGCTGGCTTAGTCCGAGGCCTTACTGGGGTGCATGTATCATTTATGGTGAGAAATTGTATTGTCAACCGTGCACAATAATTAGCTGCAAAGTGAAAGAAGATGGGTTCTTAAAGAATTCAGTTCAAGTCAAGCATACATGTGGTATTTGTGTGAAagaaatatatgtatttatgtttttttaaattctaataaaattgatattaacCCATTTTATAGAATATCTCAATCTGCAACTATATATTAAGATCTGATGACTAAGATTTTAAACAAGTCCAACCATTAGGAGCCTAGTCACAATCGATCCCCGCATGCATTTTCTGCTCAACAAACAACAGCCAAACAATTAAATGGCGTCCCATTAACCACAATCTCCACGATCCACGATCCAATTTCAAAACAGTCCGACTGAtttagacaaaaataaataaaaattggatGGACTTATTAAAATTGGTGATTAAAATAAGACGCAATATACTTATTCCCGAGTTCTTCTGCTAAGTCAAATGTGTTGTTTCGTGAAATAAGTGTCGGGCCAATAGTGTAGGATCCTAACTTTTGGGCTGCCCATTCCCCAAAtctataagaaaataaaattattttgtcgTGTTTCGCGCATATATATTACCCTCTTAAatgtagataaataatttataaaataaataaacattttagcTTAAAATGTTTAATAGAATGCCTAGGTCCGGCCTATTCGTGAAAAGGGCTGCATACACCCTTTCAGGATTTGTAGCTTGGGACTTGGGAGGATGTAGTGggggtttaaaaaaaaaatgagtctcacatttttttaattgaatctTACCCCCACCTTCTCTTTTCCTTCTACCTTAACTTACTACCCACCttctaatttgaaatttgaaattattcattttctttctctaaatttataaaatatttaattttataaatataaaatatatataattaaaattttaatatatagattaaataattaaaataaaataataattaacttaactattatttacattaaaataaaatataaaatacatttaaaagaAGTAAAACTTGtcataaaacttattaaaataaaaatatattatataaatattaaaataaattatattataaaatattaaaatgaaatacattaaattaaattaaaataaaataagttattaaaggagtcaaatttattaaaaatatatatatatatatatatattatcaaataattttgataaaatatatattttattttaataagtttgtaatttatttttaatatattttgttttattgttcacctaatatattttattttaatgtgtatataatgtattattttaaaaaattatatattttattttaataagttttgcAATAAGtttcactttttttaaataatttaatgtattttattttaagatttgtataatatttaagtttattttaatgtataatatttaagtttattttaattttattttagtttggtAACAGGGCAACCCAAACCAATTAGCAGCATTTAAACCCAATTTGCAAACACTTCCTATTAAATTGTGGTGGGAGTATGTCTCttaataaaaatcttttaactTTAAGTtctgtttgattttaattatatgttttttttgtcttattagttttataacttatttaaaaaatgttataattttatcaagatttaattgtcaaaatagtttttattaaatcattaggattttttcatatatatttattaattaactttaaatttatatatattatttcagtCAAAACATTTAAAGTTTATTCCACAATTGGTTAATTGTCCATTATAATCATTTGAatcttttcttctttatttgtttttagataatttagaaaataattttgacatattttatataatttgatgattaaatatctttaaataatatactattacttatatactaatttattaaaaaattatatgcttaaaataaaaataaaataatatatcattatcataaattacacataaaaaatttatttataatattcacAATTATATCATGATAaccattatttataattaaatattttcaaattaatggTAAAAAGatcatagaaaaaataatttaataatatttttattatttgatattactagttaatattaaaaattttaaatatcatatttaaaaaaaataaattattttttactatatcattcaattttaataaattaaataaaaataaaaataatatattataaaatataaaattactataCATATTAaccaaacttataaattaaaaataaattttataagttaaaaatagttttcaattaaaaaaaaactaccgCTCTAACTCAAATTCTAGTCTCCAAATAGTATTtgattaattcattatttataaaattaaattattcgtaaataaaaaaaaaaaaaaaggtaatttGTGAATGAAAAGGAAGTGTGTAGTTTTGAAAAGGAAATTGAGTAAAATAGGAATGAAGCcctcttagagcttgtttgaggaaggggttatttggataaatccTGGGTTTTGTCCAAATAACCCTTGTatgatataattgataaaaaaccaggttttttaaaatttataccaATTTTAccctttctatatatatatatataatattttgtagatgacataatttaatttatatgaaattaaataaaattttaaaatataataaaataaatattaagaaactttaaatattttaatattattattaataaaaaaactatatttatttatatattataattaataatactttttttaaataaaataattttatttatattaaattaaattttgaaatataataaaataaatattaaaaaactatacatatattaatattaacttttattaataaaaaataaaattttaatatatatatatatatatatattataattaataatactttttttaaatgaaataatttaatttctattaaattaaaatttaaaatataataaaataaatattaaaaactatacatatattagtattaacttttattaatataaaaataaaattttaaataaatattaattttataaattattactattaaaatttaaatattatatgagataatataatatgttatagttttatttatattataaatttattttaattattataattaattaaaaaaattaaataaaatagtttcagttgtctataattataatttaaatgtcatttaattttattgttattattttcttaaattacattataatattttgattttattaaattaaaaaaaaaatattaacttaaattaattaatatatttatttagaatgagtttatatatatataaatagaataaatttctttataaatatttaatttatatgagatatatttataaattaattaatatatgttattcaaatatattaactttattttttagtataattatttatttatttgaattatttaaattttaataaggtatgttataattgaatttatattgtgattttatttttatttgagataattaataaaattatttaaaatgaaataattttataatttaatttatattaaaatataaataaatattatatatattaaaataattttttattaatataaaaataaatatttaagttgagggtaatttgggtattttaattaataaatagattgatttgattgatgatgggatggttgggttttgggataaaacctgggttttatcccaaaaacccaaagatcaaacgaggccttaaGTGTCACAACCTATTCAGATGGGTGAAGAGGTAAAGTCCAGAAGGTGGATTCTTTATAAATTttggactttttttttttttttttatgtttttccaTTTTGTGGAATTCTCACATTTTCTAAGAGTTCTTTGttctttataaattataaaattttttaaaattcactAAGGGTTTTTTTTAGGTAAGGTCATGTAGTTCTCtagtagttttaaaatatatataaaaaagagagCCCTAGAGTTCTCTAATTAAGAGTTCTCAAGGGTAAGTAGTTATTAGAATTTTCTAAGAATTATTGGGTCTAGGTTAGGTTATAGAAGAGTCTAGAAAACTCTAGGTCAAGGAGGATCTAGAATAATTCATTCACTtctatataaacaagtcttggcCATAAACTCAATAGCTTACAATCTTGTACGTCACATTAGTAATAAACAAGATTCTCCaagttttttctctctcaaagtgTTTCATCTTCTTGCAATTTTAGAAAGACTGACTAGTATTGATGCAATCTTAACTAGCTATTGATGCAATCTTAACTAGCTATTGATGCAATCTAGACTAGTGTCGTGTtgctttataaaaaaaaatgtatactatcattaattaaataaaaaatttaaaaatatttttttgtttttattttaaatgagatTTTTTGCTAAGACAAATGAATATTGAAACATTAATTTCTTTGtgtatttattattgtttttagatatatatttaataatttaatgattttattttaaaataataaaatattttatattaaattttatttttttaataagattaataattctaatatatattatttaaattgagtatatatatattatgaacatttttaattttaccaTTCAAGTACATCCTATTAGTCTAATTGAGAACTCAAGGGAAggatgtttattattattattattactattattgtGTCTTATATGTAAATCATTTTTTGAAATGATTCAACCTTTTTAAAACTTGTATTTTGTTATGACTGatatttcttttgattttttaattattatttaaaatttaaaattaatttttagattgttatctaaattataatgtgattttttagttaatttagtatagaatatattattaaattattatgtgtTCAGATTAATGTAagattattttattctcttaataaataaattatcttttaattttgttaCCTTAATAACGTCTTTCTTAAATGTGTGAGGAttctttcaattttgttttattcaagATTAATTTAAGAAGAGTCCATggattatatataatctaaataattattttttaaattagtgtGTTTTTTAGCCATGAACTTGTTCGATTTTGTTTCATGTGGATTGTCTTAGAATTTTCCTAAAAACACACTAtcccataatatatattttcaactttgtaattaatttattaattttttttttatatttataaaatttaaattttaaatattgtaataattcaatcaattaaaaactcaaataatctatttttcatggatcaaatattttgataaaaacacACTTAAAAACTCTCAAATAACAAACATTAAACAAGATTTATATAACAAATGTTTTTTCAATCATGATTTCGATCATATAATATGTGATCACATATATGTTTAGTTAATTTgatgttcaaatatttttaataattttttttatgtgctATGTAATATCATATTTCAGTGTGTTAGGCACTTATATATATGCTAGTCTATTTTTATAATAGTTGACGTTAGTAGCCCACAGCTTGTTTTTTCTGTAAAAAAATTGcattctcattattttattttattaaagttatttttggtgCATATTACTATTTCAACATATtcttatgatcatatttttatttatttattatataatctgTGGCGGCTAAGCAATTGATACGGGCAGCTAGAAAATGATGTTTTTGTGGCTTGAGGtacattaaattaatatcatgtTTAATTGAGACCATGTTGGTGGGTTTCCCCATCAGTTTCCAATTAATAATACTCtgatactatatatatatatataattatataaatgcaTTTGATCATCCATTGACTTTAATATGAACCTCTTAAATCTcttcctttaatttaatttaatttaatttttttttttctttatatacaTCTGATTGTCCCACGTGATAAATCTCTTTACGTGCAAGTTTTATCTTTGATTATGCTCTTCAAGTCATTGTACAGCAGAGATTTTGCTACTTTAATTACACTAGCtacttct
It encodes the following:
- the LOC124925095 gene encoding homeobox-leucine zipper protein ATHB-21-like; this encodes MSPHVSEISTILSIAGSVLGESKPRRRRKKNREDDNESGSGIMMMMRKRKLSEEQVNLLELSFDHEHMLESDRKDRLASELGLDPRQVAVWFQNRRARWKSKKLEEEYCRLKSVHETTVLEKCRLEIEVLKLKQQLSESEKEIQILMESNSSSTTTVTTDQGSSYNFSMAQPFLGLQGMEDDFDWSNSFSFYQS